Proteins from a genomic interval of Lolium perenne isolate Kyuss_39 chromosome 1, Kyuss_2.0, whole genome shotgun sequence:
- the LOC127304189 gene encoding scarecrow-like protein 21, with amino-acid sequence MSAKASGRTYRHTDDSQMAYYNNSVPLGENGRFYVTQSHLDVHYVSSDEGSQKIRSNPQVFEPQYCTLESSSGNGVYPTQSSTSSQSISPISGSPLSQHDSHSDHVYGSPPSVSCVTEVADLQVKLKELENAILGPELDIAYDSPESSLQANNPLKPDNWRQLLGINTGDLKEVIIACGRAVAEDDVFATELLLSELGQLVSVSGDPMQRLGAYMLEGLVARLSSSGSKIYKSLKCKEPTGSELMSYMTLLYEICPFYKFGYMSANGAIAEAIKGENFVHIIDFQIAQGSQWVTVIQALAARPGGPPCLRITGIDDSDSVYARGGGLDIVGARLYNVSQTCGLPFEFNAIPAASHEVYLEHLDIRPGEVVAVNFAYQLHHTPDESVSTENHRDRILRMIKSLSPRVVTLVEQESNTNTAPFFPRYLETLDHYTAMFESIDVALPRGDKRRMSAEQHCVARDIVNLIACEGTDRVERHEVFGKWKARFEMAGFRPYPLSSVVNNTIKTLLNSYNSYYRLEERDGVLYLGWKNRVLVVSSAWC; translated from the coding sequence ATGTCGGCTAAGGCTTCAGGTCGTACATACAGACACACGGACGATTCACAAATGGCATACTACAACAATTCAGTGCCTTTGGGGGAAAATGGAAGGTTCTATGTAACGCAAAGCCATCTGGATGTTCACTACGTTTCTTCGGATGAGGGGTCACAGAAGATAAGATCCAACCCTCAAGTATTTGAGCCACAGTACTGCACCCTGGAGTCATCATCAGGTAATGGTGTGTATCCTACACAAAGCTCCACATCTTCTCAGAGCATCTCCCCTATAAGTGGGAGTCCCCTGTCTCAGCATGACAGCCACTCAGACCATGTATATGGTTCACCCCCAAGTGTCTCCTGTGTCACTGAGGTTGCGGATCTCCAGGTTAAACTAAAGGAGCTAGAGAATGCAATTCTTGGACCTGAATTAGACATAGCTTATGACAGCCCTGAGAGCTCCTTGCAAGCTAACAATCCTTTGAAACCTGATAATTGGAGACAACTTCTGGGAATTAATACAGGGGACCTGAAGGAGGTAATCATAGCATGTGGTAGGGCTGTTGCCGAGGATGATGTATTTGCAACAGAACTACTGCTATCAGAGCTAGGTCAGCTGGTGTCTGTCTCTGGTGATCCAATGCAACGACTGGGTGCATATATGTTGGAAGGCCTTGTTGCCAGGCTTTCTTCCTCTGGGAGCAAAATATATAAATCCTTGAAGTGTAAAGAACCTACCGGCTCTGAGCTCATGTCATACATGACTCTTCTTTATGAGATCTGCCCATTTTACAAGTTTGGTTACATGTCAGCAAATGGTGCCATAGCTGAAGCTATCAAAGGTGAGAACTTTGTTCACATCATTGATTTCCAAATTGCACAGGGGAGCCAGTGGGTAACTGTTATACAGGCTCTTGCCGCGAGACCTGGTGGTCCACCATGCCTAAGAATCACTGGTATTGATGACTCAGATTCTGTTTATGCCCGAGGTGGTGGACTGGATATAGTTGGGGCTAGGTTGTATAATGTTTCTCAAACGTGTGGTCTTCCCTTCGAGTTCAATGCTATTCCAGCCGCTAGCCATGAGGTTTACCTTGAGCATCTTGACATAAGGCCTGGGGAGGTTGTTGCTGTGAATTTTGCTTATCAGCTGCATCATACTCCTGATGAAAGTGTGAGCACAGAAAATCACCGCGATAGGATTTTGAGAATGATCAAGAGCCTCTCTCCAAGGGTAGTGACTCTTGTTGAGCAGGAGTCAAATACAAACACAGCTCCATTCTTCCCAAGATACTTAGAGACTCTTGACCACTATACGGCAATGTTTGAGTCAATAGATGTTGCTCTTCCGAGGGGTGATAAGAGAAGGATGAGCGCAGAGCAGCACTGTGTTGCGAGGGATATTGTCAATCTAATTGCGTGTGAGGGCACTGATAGGGTTGAGAGGCATGAGGTGTTCGGAAAATGGAAGGCGAGATTTGAAATGGCTGGATTTAGGCCATACCCGCTAAGTTCAGTGGTGAACAACACCATCAAAACACTGCTGAATAGTTACAACAGCTACTACAGGCTTGAGGAGAGAGACGGTGTCCTTTACCTTGGATGGAAGAACAGAGTGTTGGTTGTGTCTTCTGCATGGTGTTGA